One region of Bacillus pumilus genomic DNA includes:
- a CDS encoding sensor histidine kinase — protein MTTPKMDPKLLDSIIMKMLSTVDGSKDEVFRIGEQSRQQYESLVEELKQIKQQVNEVIDFGDKLEVHTRHARNRLSEVSRNFNKFSEEEIREAYEKAHNLQVELTMIQQREKQLRERRDDLERRLLSLQDVIERSETLVSQITVVLNYLNQDLRQVGVLLEDAQAKQDFGLRIIEAQEEERKRVSREIHDGPAQMLANVMMRSELIERIFRDRGTEEGFKEIRSLRQNVRNALYEVRRIIYDLRPMALDDLGLIPTLRKYLNTIEEYDGKTKITFQCLGDTESERIASQFEVALFRLAQEAVTNSLKHSEAEEISVKVEVTKDFVTLIIKDDGKGFDMKDVKTNKNKSFGLLGMKERVDLLEGKMTIDSKIGLGTFIMIRVPLTLQNKIVK, from the coding sequence ATGACAACACCTAAAATGGATCCGAAATTATTGGATTCAATCATCATGAAAATGCTAAGTACAGTTGATGGCAGCAAGGACGAAGTATTTAGGATAGGCGAACAGTCCCGTCAACAATATGAAAGCCTTGTAGAAGAGCTGAAGCAAATCAAGCAACAAGTAAACGAAGTAATTGATTTTGGGGATAAACTAGAAGTCCATACGAGACATGCTAGAAATCGCTTATCTGAGGTCAGCAGAAACTTCAACAAATTTAGCGAAGAAGAAATACGGGAGGCCTACGAAAAAGCACATAATCTGCAAGTGGAACTCACTATGATCCAGCAGCGCGAAAAGCAGCTGAGAGAAAGAAGAGACGATCTGGAAAGACGATTGTTAAGCCTACAAGACGTCATTGAACGCTCTGAAACGCTTGTGAGTCAGATCACAGTTGTTCTCAACTATCTCAATCAGGACTTACGTCAAGTTGGCGTGTTACTTGAAGATGCTCAAGCAAAACAAGATTTTGGACTTAGAATTATTGAAGCCCAAGAAGAAGAACGCAAAAGGGTATCCCGTGAAATTCACGACGGTCCGGCCCAAATGCTGGCAAACGTAATGATGCGTTCCGAATTAATTGAACGTATTTTCAGAGACCGTGGGACAGAAGAAGGCTTTAAAGAAATTAGAAGTCTCAGACAGAATGTGCGAAATGCTCTGTACGAAGTGAGAAGAATCATTTATGATTTAAGACCAATGGCTTTAGATGATTTGGGTCTCATTCCGACGCTAAGAAAATATTTAAACACAATCGAAGAGTATGATGGAAAAACCAAGATCACGTTCCAATGCCTAGGGGATACAGAAAGCGAAAGAATTGCTTCTCAATTTGAAGTGGCACTGTTTAGACTAGCTCAAGAAGCTGTCACAAATTCACTGAAGCATTCCGAAGCTGAAGAAATCTCTGTAAAAGTAGAAGTCACGAAAGACTTTGTCACGTTAATTATCAAAGACGATGGAAAAGGCTTTGATATGAAAGATGTGAAAACAAACAAAAACAAATCCTTCGGTTTACTTGGCATGAAAGAACGCGTAGACTTACTTGAAGGTAAAATGACCATAGACTCAAAAATAGGTCTAGGGACATTCATCATGATTCGCGTGCCATTAACATTGCAAAATAAAATTGTAAAATAG
- the flaG gene encoding flagellar protein FlaG has translation MSVGKLTSLEPIIDAFQTRVSNNQNDNANSDLQANGKVVSKEEIEKTLQGANKLIEPTQFHLQFELHEKLNEYYVKVVDNQTEEVIREIPSKEWLDFYAAMTEIVGLFVDKRM, from the coding sequence ATGTCTGTTGGTAAGTTGACATCGCTAGAGCCAATTATCGATGCATTTCAAACCCGTGTTTCTAATAACCAGAATGACAATGCAAACTCTGATTTACAAGCAAATGGCAAGGTCGTTTCAAAAGAAGAAATTGAAAAAACGCTTCAAGGCGCAAACAAGCTGATTGAACCCACTCAATTTCATCTGCAATTTGAATTACATGAAAAACTCAATGAATATTATGTCAAAGTCGTAGATAACCAAACAGAAGAAGTCATTAGAGAAATTCCTTCCAAGGAATGGCTTGATTTCTATGCGGCAATGACAGAAATTGTCGGTTTATTTGTAGATAAAAGAATGTAA
- a CDS encoding ComF family protein: MWKERPDSTTVLVKNRSVYAYNDLMKDVLSRFKFRGDTALAELFKQDVRAVFKRSFSMKEPVLIPIPLSKERLKERGFNQSVILASLIGEPILQPLVKIHQSKQSKKKKNERLDQKGMFQITQTDAIVQREVILIDDIYTTGATIYDAARILKEAGAKSVSSFTLIRS, translated from the coding sequence ATGTGGAAAGAACGCCCTGATTCTACTACAGTACTTGTGAAAAATAGGTCTGTCTATGCTTACAACGATTTGATGAAAGATGTCCTTTCCCGCTTTAAATTTCGAGGTGATACAGCTTTAGCTGAGCTTTTTAAACAAGATGTCCGAGCAGTATTTAAGCGCTCTTTTTCAATGAAAGAACCTGTCCTGATCCCGATTCCTTTAAGTAAAGAAAGACTAAAGGAAAGAGGGTTTAATCAGTCCGTCATACTTGCTTCCTTGATTGGTGAGCCGATCCTTCAGCCACTTGTAAAAATACATCAAAGCAAACAGTCCAAGAAAAAGAAAAATGAACGTTTAGATCAAAAAGGAATGTTTCAAATCACGCAGACAGATGCGATCGTTCAAAGGGAAGTTATCTTAATTGACGACATTTATACAACAGGGGCCACCATTTATGATGCGGCGAGAATTTTAAAAGAAGCAGGTGCCAAAAGTGTTTCCTCTTTTACGTTGATCCGTAGTTAA
- a CDS encoding DUF6470 family protein has product MQIPRLLMQQTYAKLQMSTTPSRQEVEQPRADLEIQQPRAVMNMTRTPSKLTIDQTEAFADMDIKSIFRRSEEWAAEGKRAVGEGMGRRAEEGSELIKIENGGNAIAEFAKINGTPPAKQFNIGVIPSFFSVKIHYQPSELQIEVEPQKAIIEATPHKPIVNYQPGKVNIDMLQYPDLKIEVDETGQNGDKV; this is encoded by the coding sequence ATGCAAATCCCTAGATTGTTAATGCAACAAACCTATGCAAAGCTGCAAATGTCGACAACTCCTTCTCGGCAAGAAGTAGAGCAGCCAAGAGCAGACCTTGAGATTCAGCAGCCCAGAGCCGTCATGAATATGACAAGGACACCGTCAAAGTTAACAATAGATCAAACCGAAGCATTTGCCGATATGGATATCAAGTCAATTTTTAGGCGTTCTGAAGAATGGGCAGCTGAGGGGAAACGTGCTGTTGGAGAGGGAATGGGCCGAAGAGCGGAAGAAGGCAGTGAACTCATCAAGATCGAGAATGGTGGGAATGCAATTGCCGAGTTTGCCAAAATCAATGGCACTCCTCCAGCCAAACAATTCAATATTGGTGTGATCCCTTCATTCTTTAGTGTGAAAATTCACTATCAGCCATCTGAGCTTCAAATTGAAGTGGAGCCTCAAAAAGCTATTATAGAGGCAACGCCTCATAAACCAATCGTTAACTACCAGCCAGGTAAGGTCAATATTGATATGTTACAATACCCAGATTTAAAAATAGAAGTTGACGAAACGGGCCAAAATGGTGATAAGGTATAG
- a CDS encoding flagellar protein FlgN: MSVKIIIEELHRLYGLHEQLLKLSKDKTEMLKSNEIDALSEVLNLEQKYIQAISQLEEKRIEATVQFLQNDEPPTITACIEKAEGSDQEELISLYDKLNDIMVELKDVNELNKQLIQQSLQFISLTFDLVNPNKENMNYGQNGLESSKPKQQRALFDSKA, encoded by the coding sequence ATGTCAGTTAAAATAATCATTGAAGAGCTGCATCGTCTCTATGGATTGCATGAACAGCTTTTGAAGCTGTCGAAAGATAAAACAGAAATGCTGAAAAGTAATGAGATTGATGCTCTTTCAGAGGTTCTGAATTTAGAGCAAAAATATATTCAGGCCATTTCTCAATTAGAAGAAAAAAGAATTGAAGCGACAGTTCAATTTTTACAAAATGATGAACCGCCAACCATCACCGCGTGTATCGAAAAGGCTGAAGGTTCGGATCAAGAAGAGCTCATTTCGTTATATGACAAATTAAATGACATCATGGTGGAACTGAAAGATGTAAATGAACTGAACAAACAGCTCATTCAGCAGTCGCTTCAATTTATTTCACTGACATTCGATCTCGTTAACCCTAATAAAGAAAATATGAATTACGGACAAAATGGTCTTGAGAGTTCAAAGCCTAAACAGCAGAGGGCTTTGTTTGATTCAAAGGCGTAA
- the degU gene encoding two-component system response regulator DegU: MTKVNIVIIDDHQLFREGVKRILDFEPTFEVVAEGDDGDEAARIVEHYHPDVVIMDINMPNVNGVEATKQLVELYPESKVIILSIHDDENYVTHALKTGARGYLLKEMDADTLIEAVKVVADGGSYLHPKVTHNLVNEFRRLATSGVSAHPQHEVYPEIRRPLHILTRRECEVLQMLADGKSNRGIGESLFISEKTVKNHVSNILQKMNVNDRTQAVVVAIKNGWVEMR; encoded by the coding sequence GTGACTAAAGTAAATATTGTAATTATTGATGATCACCAATTATTCCGTGAAGGTGTCAAACGGATTTTAGATTTTGAACCTACTTTTGAAGTAGTTGCAGAAGGAGACGACGGAGACGAAGCTGCACGTATCGTAGAACACTATCATCCGGATGTTGTCATTATGGACATTAATATGCCGAATGTAAATGGTGTAGAGGCTACAAAGCAGCTAGTTGAGCTTTATCCCGAATCAAAAGTCATTATTCTATCTATTCATGATGATGAAAACTATGTGACACATGCATTGAAAACAGGAGCAAGAGGCTACCTGTTAAAAGAAATGGATGCAGACACGCTCATTGAAGCAGTGAAAGTCGTAGCTGACGGAGGATCTTATTTACATCCGAAAGTTACTCATAACTTAGTAAATGAATTCCGACGCCTAGCGACTAGTGGCGTTTCAGCACATCCACAGCATGAAGTATATCCTGAAATTCGCAGACCACTTCATATCTTAACGAGACGTGAGTGCGAAGTACTTCAAATGTTAGCTGACGGAAAGAGCAATAGAGGAATTGGTGAGTCGCTCTTTATTAGTGAGAAAACAGTCAAAAACCACGTGAGTAACATTTTACAAAAAATGAATGTAAACGACCGTACACAAGCTGTTGTTGTAGCAATTAAGAACGGCTGGGTAGAAATGAGATAA
- the flgK gene encoding flagellar hook-associated protein FlgK yields the protein MGSTFMGLETAKRGITAQRAGLYVTSNNVSNANTDGYSRQRVTFKADNPYPVISVYDGKTYGQMGTGVQVGTVERIRDSFLDLQFRDHNNNLSYYSTKSDALSQMEGVMNDLTDEGLNRAFDNLWKSLQVLSETKNADTASARTVVKTSAQALVDQFRLLNSSLTTIQKNLKTELDSTAKNVNTILSQIDEVNKQIAAVEPNGYLPNDLYDTRDALVDQLSSLVDIKVSYNPSGGNALKIAEGTVNIDIIGANGQSAGTILNGITNEKSELQISYDNTTGLVNSLQFGTTTIAADQLQVNGKVKALVEAYGYMSNGAEKGMYPDMLAELDEVAQVFMDTFNDVHKQGYTLNGTSGQDFFDIENNNDLNKGLAARIKVSDVILASTDNIAASLNQTKGDGSNATKLAGIQDLKVPIGGNTTTIQDYYQNVIAEMGIQGKKNITLESSSAALVNSANERRMSTSAVSIDEEMTNMIQFQHAYNAAARVVTLQDEILDKVINGMGVVGR from the coding sequence ATGGGTTCTACATTCATGGGACTAGAAACGGCAAAAAGAGGAATCACAGCCCAGCGTGCAGGGCTTTATGTCACATCAAACAACGTCTCCAATGCAAATACAGATGGCTACTCAAGACAAAGAGTTACCTTTAAAGCAGATAATCCTTATCCAGTCATTTCAGTTTATGACGGCAAGACGTATGGCCAAATGGGGACAGGAGTTCAAGTTGGAACCGTTGAAAGAATTCGAGACAGCTTTTTAGATCTGCAATTCAGAGATCATAACAATAACTTGTCCTACTACTCAACAAAATCTGATGCCCTTTCGCAAATGGAGGGAGTCATGAATGATTTGACGGATGAAGGCTTAAACAGAGCTTTTGATAACCTTTGGAAATCATTGCAGGTCCTATCCGAAACCAAAAATGCTGATACAGCGTCTGCGCGTACAGTTGTTAAAACAAGTGCACAGGCTTTAGTAGATCAATTCCGTCTACTTAATTCTTCTTTAACAACGATACAAAAGAATTTAAAAACAGAACTCGATTCAACAGCCAAAAATGTGAACACGATTTTATCTCAAATAGATGAAGTGAACAAACAGATTGCAGCAGTTGAGCCAAACGGATATCTTCCAAATGATCTATATGATACGCGTGATGCGTTGGTAGATCAATTATCTTCACTTGTTGATATTAAAGTGAGCTACAATCCATCTGGCGGGAATGCACTCAAAATTGCAGAAGGAACTGTCAACATCGACATTATCGGTGCAAATGGACAATCTGCTGGAACGATTTTGAATGGCATTACGAACGAAAAATCTGAACTGCAAATCTCCTATGATAATACAACGGGACTTGTTAACTCACTTCAATTCGGAACAACAACCATTGCAGCAGATCAGCTTCAAGTGAATGGTAAAGTAAAAGCACTTGTTGAGGCTTATGGCTACATGTCAAATGGTGCTGAAAAAGGCATGTATCCAGACATGCTTGCAGAGCTTGATGAAGTAGCACAAGTCTTCATGGATACATTTAATGATGTGCATAAGCAGGGTTACACATTAAATGGCACAAGTGGACAAGACTTTTTTGATATCGAGAATAATAATGATCTGAATAAAGGTTTAGCTGCTCGTATCAAAGTGAGTGATGTTATTTTAGCATCAACAGATAATATTGCAGCATCTCTCAATCAAACAAAAGGTGACGGTTCGAATGCTACGAAATTAGCTGGTATTCAAGACTTAAAGGTACCAATCGGCGGCAATACAACGACGATCCAGGATTACTACCAAAATGTCATTGCTGAGATGGGGATTCAAGGGAAAAAGAACATAACGCTAGAAAGCAGTTCAGCCGCTCTTGTCAATTCAGCCAATGAGCGTAGAATGTCAACGAGTGCTGTTTCCATTGATGAAGAAATGACGAATATGATCCAATTTCAGCATGCATATAATGCAGCTGCGAGAGTTGTGACATTACAAGATGAAATATTGGATAAAGTAATAAACGGCATGGGTGTCGTAGGAAGGTAG
- the flgM gene encoding flagellar biosynthesis anti-sigma factor FlgM codes for MKINRYGTQPVNPYKKTYEKQTLQSNQAKSTDKVEISKKAIEMQKVPNIMKERQDKIDQIKKSIEAGTYQVDTKGIADKMLNFYKQQ; via the coding sequence GTGAAAATTAATCGATATGGAACACAACCAGTAAATCCTTACAAGAAAACATATGAGAAACAAACGTTGCAATCAAATCAAGCAAAATCAACTGATAAAGTCGAAATTTCTAAAAAGGCAATCGAAATGCAAAAGGTGCCGAATATCATGAAAGAACGCCAAGATAAAATAGACCAAATTAAAAAAAGCATTGAAGCCGGAACATATCAAGTAGATACAAAGGGCATTGCTGATAAAATGCTGAATTTTTATAAACAACAATAA
- a CDS encoding DegV family protein: protein MKIAVVTDSTAYIPQELRDKHHIHMIPLNVIFGNESYREEIEMDWKTYYEEVKKHKDLPTTSQPAFGELIELYEKLSETYDAVISIHLSSGISGTYNSAASANDLVDGIDIYPFDTETSCMAQGFYVIEAAEKIQAGASPEEVLAHLNYLKENQRAYFMVDDLTHLQRGGRLNGAQAFIGSLLKVKPILHFDNKLIVPFEKIRTRKKAISRMFELFDEDASRGVPMRATVIHGNREEEVDDLIAHLSEKYPHVEFYKSYFGAVIGTHLGEGSLALGWLIR from the coding sequence ATGAAAATAGCCGTTGTAACAGACAGTACTGCTTATATACCACAAGAGCTGCGTGATAAACATCATATTCATATGATCCCTCTGAATGTCATCTTTGGCAATGAATCATACCGTGAAGAAATAGAAATGGATTGGAAGACATATTATGAAGAAGTCAAAAAGCATAAAGACCTTCCAACCACCTCTCAGCCTGCTTTCGGTGAACTAATAGAATTATATGAAAAACTAAGTGAAACATATGATGCCGTGATTAGTATTCACCTTTCTAGCGGAATTAGTGGAACATATAATAGTGCAGCCTCAGCAAATGACCTAGTTGACGGAATTGACATTTATCCGTTTGATACAGAAACTAGCTGTATGGCACAAGGTTTTTATGTGATAGAAGCTGCTGAGAAAATCCAAGCTGGTGCTTCTCCAGAAGAAGTGTTAGCCCATCTCAATTACCTGAAAGAGAATCAGAGAGCTTATTTTATGGTAGACGATTTAACTCATTTACAAAGAGGCGGCAGATTAAATGGTGCTCAGGCTTTTATTGGGAGCCTCTTAAAGGTAAAGCCTATACTGCATTTTGACAACAAGCTAATTGTCCCTTTTGAGAAGATTCGTACACGGAAAAAAGCCATTTCACGTATGTTTGAACTATTTGATGAAGATGCATCGCGTGGTGTCCCGATGAGAGCAACCGTGATACATGGTAATAGAGAAGAAGAAGTAGACGATTTAATTGCGCACTTATCAGAAAAATATCCTCATGTTGAATTTTATAAAAGTTATTTTGGTGCCGTAATCGGCACTCATCTAGGCGAAGGCTCTTTAGCTCTTGGCTGGCTGATTAGATAA
- a CDS encoding DEAD/DEAH box helicase codes for MNMDKAMELGQHLQSRHLLTAETRCSQSDLDWLEEKGLVIRTPAIERKANGLICCRCGVSKNRYFAHSSCDKCQKDCVYCRSCIMMGKTTECGFLYEWTGPQMEEACHSELTWQGNLSKGQKRASEKLIEAIKNKSDLLIWAVCGAGKTEVLFHGIEYALHQGMSVCIATPRTDVVLELEPRLKKAFQGMKIAVLYGGSPQRFQIAPLVIATTHQLMRYKHAFDVLIIDEVDAFPYSIDERLQFAVLKAMRKKGVRVYLSATPSKKMIRDVSRGQLEAIKIPLRFHQQPLPVPSFQWIGHWKKKLKKNQLPPKVMNLMQKHITKKRRVLLFVPSISTMKKVTKVLRKHHLNVEGVSADDPDRKQKVQQFRDYKYDVLVTTTILERGVTISNVQVGVLGAESTIFTESALVQISGRAGRHPDFFKGDVFFFHFGLTRSMKQAKKHIVKMNDTAEKEFSEK; via the coding sequence TTGAACATGGACAAAGCAATGGAACTAGGGCAACACCTGCAGTCACGCCACCTGCTTACTGCTGAAACAAGATGCTCACAGTCTGATTTGGATTGGCTGGAGGAGAAAGGGTTAGTTATCCGAACACCTGCTATTGAGAGGAAAGCAAATGGTCTTATTTGCTGCAGATGTGGTGTATCAAAAAATCGGTACTTTGCCCACTCTTCGTGTGACAAGTGTCAAAAAGATTGTGTGTATTGTAGATCATGCATCATGATGGGGAAAACAACGGAATGTGGCTTTCTTTATGAATGGACGGGTCCACAAATGGAAGAAGCATGTCACTCGGAATTAACATGGCAGGGAAACCTGTCTAAAGGACAAAAAAGAGCGTCAGAGAAATTGATCGAAGCGATAAAAAACAAATCTGATCTACTCATCTGGGCAGTTTGCGGGGCAGGGAAAACAGAGGTGCTTTTTCATGGAATAGAATATGCCTTACATCAAGGAATGAGTGTCTGCATTGCGACACCTAGAACCGATGTTGTCCTTGAACTAGAGCCGCGGCTTAAAAAAGCTTTTCAAGGAATGAAAATAGCTGTTCTTTATGGAGGAAGTCCTCAAAGGTTCCAAATAGCACCGTTAGTAATCGCTACAACTCACCAGTTGATGAGATATAAACATGCATTTGATGTGCTCATTATAGATGAAGTCGACGCCTTCCCTTATTCAATCGATGAACGTCTCCAATTTGCTGTTTTAAAGGCAATGAGAAAGAAAGGGGTTAGGGTTTATTTAAGTGCGACGCCGTCTAAGAAAATGATAAGAGATGTATCTCGTGGACAACTAGAAGCCATAAAAATTCCTCTGCGCTTTCACCAACAACCTTTACCGGTCCCATCCTTTCAATGGATTGGACATTGGAAGAAGAAATTAAAAAAGAATCAGCTCCCACCTAAAGTAATGAATTTGATGCAGAAACATATTACAAAAAAGAGAAGGGTTTTACTTTTTGTTCCTTCTATTTCTACTATGAAGAAGGTAACGAAGGTTCTTAGAAAGCACCACTTAAATGTAGAAGGGGTGTCTGCTGATGATCCAGATAGGAAACAAAAGGTCCAGCAATTCAGAGATTACAAATACGATGTACTAGTTACAACCACAATTCTAGAAAGAGGTGTAACCATTTCAAATGTGCAAGTGGGGGTACTAGGTGCAGAATCTACTATCTTTACAGAAAGTGCACTTGTTCAGATTTCTGGTAGAGCAGGTAGACATCCCGATTTTTTTAAAGGAGATGTTTTCTTTTTTCATTTTGGTTTAACGAGAAGTATGAAACAAGCAAAGAAGCATATTGTAAAAATGAATGATACAGCTGAAAAAGAGTTCTCCGAAAAATAA
- a CDS encoding TIGR03826 family flagellar region protein has translation MNQLANCPQCNQLFLKTTIQTVCNKCFEEEERSFDIVYKFLRKQSNRQSTIAEIVDATEVDEELILKFIRLKRLQISQFPNINYPCERCGQPIRKNKLCSQCEQDIQSQMSQMNQEEERKREIESRKKDTYYAINPKND, from the coding sequence ATGAATCAATTGGCAAACTGCCCGCAATGTAATCAGCTGTTTTTAAAAACGACCATCCAAACGGTTTGTAACAAATGCTTTGAAGAAGAAGAACGTTCTTTTGATATCGTTTATAAATTCTTGCGAAAGCAAAGTAATAGACAATCAACCATTGCTGAAATAGTAGATGCAACAGAAGTTGATGAAGAATTAATCTTAAAATTTATCCGTTTGAAAAGACTTCAAATTAGCCAATTTCCGAATATCAACTATCCTTGTGAAAGATGTGGCCAACCGATCAGAAAAAACAAGCTGTGCAGTCAATGTGAACAGGACATTCAGTCGCAAATGAGTCAAATGAACCAAGAAGAAGAGCGTAAAAGGGAGATTGAATCTAGGAAAAAAGACACCTATTATGCCATTAATCCTAAAAACGATTGA
- the flgL gene encoding flagellar hook-associated protein FlgL: MRVTQGMISQNSLRNISKSYEKLSKINEQAQTGRRFTKTSDDPVAAVKSLQYSTAMFRNDQYQKNLNEAQNWIDTSETSVTEIIDIMSNVRDKVLDAANGTKQPEDLAAVGVEIGQMKKQIIDAMNTQMLGKFVFNGTNTNVKPVVENADGTFTFNFENYTDANSVKSNISDGITLNVNSNPISAFGGQTASGQNVIEMLTDLENSLKNGTFANSDDALGSIDQFKEVMSAERSDLGARSNRVDLVGSRLTSQFEVLKNAKSDNEDVESEKAIIDLLQQETVNRAALATTAKVIQPSLVDFLR; the protein is encoded by the coding sequence ATGCGAGTCACACAAGGTATGATTTCTCAAAACTCACTTCGTAATATTAGTAAAAGTTATGAAAAACTTTCTAAAATAAATGAGCAAGCACAAACAGGGAGACGTTTCACAAAAACGTCTGATGATCCCGTTGCAGCAGTAAAAAGCCTTCAATATAGCACAGCAATGTTTCGAAATGATCAATATCAAAAAAACTTAAATGAAGCACAGAACTGGATTGATACATCTGAAACAAGTGTCACTGAAATCATTGATATTATGTCAAATGTACGAGATAAAGTGCTTGATGCGGCTAATGGAACAAAGCAGCCAGAAGATTTAGCAGCTGTCGGCGTGGAAATTGGTCAGATGAAGAAACAAATCATTGACGCGATGAACACTCAGATGTTAGGTAAGTTCGTATTTAATGGAACAAATACAAATGTCAAACCAGTTGTTGAGAACGCAGATGGTACGTTTACGTTTAACTTTGAAAACTATACAGATGCAAATTCTGTTAAGTCGAACATTTCTGATGGTATCACTTTAAATGTGAACTCAAATCCAATTTCAGCGTTTGGTGGACAGACTGCCAGCGGTCAAAATGTCATTGAAATGCTGACGGATTTAGAAAACTCATTGAAAAATGGAACGTTCGCAAATTCTGATGATGCGTTAGGAAGTATCGATCAGTTTAAAGAAGTGATGAGTGCTGAGCGCTCGGACTTAGGAGCCCGTTCAAATCGTGTTGACTTAGTAGGCAGTCGCTTGACTTCACAATTCGAAGTACTGAAAAATGCCAAATCAGATAATGAAGATGTAGAAAGTGAAAAAGCAATTATTGATCTTCTTCAACAAGAGACTGTGAATAGAGCTGCTTTAGCAACGACGGCTAAAGTTATTCAGCCATCCCTTGTCGATTTCTTAAGATAA
- the csrA gene encoding carbon storage regulator CsrA → MLVLSRKLNQSIQIGDDIEVKIISIEGDQVKIGIEAPKHIDIHRKEVYLSIQEENSRAASLSVDLLSQLSSQKK, encoded by the coding sequence ATGTTAGTTCTCTCGCGTAAATTAAACCAGTCGATTCAAATTGGCGATGATATTGAAGTCAAGATTATTTCGATCGAAGGCGATCAAGTGAAAATCGGGATTGAAGCTCCTAAGCACATTGATATTCACAGGAAAGAAGTGTACCTGTCTATTCAAGAAGAGAACAGTCGTGCTGCGAGTTTATCCGTAGATCTCCTCTCTCAATTATCCTCACAAAAAAAGTGA
- a CDS encoding late competence development ComFB family protein produces the protein MLLNAKETLLKEILYQYLNQLNMICHCEKCIEDVLAISLNQVKPQYITDINKISYSKSEMVDKQKNTAMLVILTEAASKVSTFPRCENRLSINKDNN, from the coding sequence ATGCTACTCAATGCAAAAGAAACACTACTCAAGGAAATCCTCTATCAATATCTCAACCAATTAAACATGATTTGTCACTGTGAAAAGTGTATAGAAGATGTATTAGCGATTTCACTAAATCAAGTGAAGCCTCAGTATATAACAGATATCAATAAAATATCTTACAGTAAATCTGAGATGGTGGACAAACAGAAAAATACGGCCATGCTGGTCATTCTGACAGAAGCCGCTTCAAAGGTCTCCACATTTCCAAGATGCGAAAATCGTCTGTCGATAAATAAGGATAACAATTGA
- the fliW gene encoding flagellar assembly protein FliW — MIIQTKYHGEVTIKKEQIINFSNGIPGFLDQKQFVILPLSEESPFLVLQSLKNAELGFIVSSPFLFFNQYEFDLDETVVDILEVEDANDVEVMVILTMESSIEKTTANLRAPIIVNRKNMKAKQVILHDSSYHTKHLLEVASSC; from the coding sequence ATGATCATTCAAACAAAATACCATGGTGAAGTGACAATCAAAAAGGAGCAAATCATCAACTTCTCTAATGGAATACCAGGATTTCTGGATCAAAAACAGTTTGTCATTTTACCTTTATCAGAAGAGTCTCCATTTTTAGTTCTTCAATCATTGAAAAACGCAGAGTTAGGCTTTATTGTCAGCAGTCCGTTTTTATTCTTCAATCAATATGAATTCGATCTAGACGAAACGGTCGTAGATATTCTAGAAGTAGAAGATGCCAATGATGTGGAAGTCATGGTGATCTTAACAATGGAATCTTCTATTGAAAAAACGACAGCCAATTTAAGAGCGCCTATTATTGTGAACCGGAAAAACATGAAAGCCAAGCAGGTGATTTTGCATGATTCATCCTATCATACAAAACATTTGTTAGAGGTGGCATCCTCATGTTAG